In Mauremys reevesii isolate NIE-2019 linkage group 8, ASM1616193v1, whole genome shotgun sequence, a single genomic region encodes these proteins:
- the LOC120369612 gene encoding cytochrome P450 4B1-like isoform X2, whose translation MLRRSTAEECSDTMVMGMNLDRWMNEGEEHALNRENCGHLFFNPKSLVTYSFLVPWIGQGLLILNGPKWFQHRRLLTPGFHFDILKLYVTMMADSVHVMLDKWEQLITQDKSVELFEHVSLMTLDIIMKSAFSYQSNCQTDSDNLYIQTVMDLSLMVYQRIQTPLHHNHLIYWLSSQGGRFRKACKLAHHHTDRVIRERKESLKDERELEKLQRRHHLDFLDILLSAKDENGAGLSDEDLRAEVETFMFEGHDSSASGISWLLYCMALHPEHQQRCREEIKEILGDRDTVQWDDFGKMTYTTMCIKETLRLYPPVPVVARELSAPVTFVDGRTLPKGSLVSLNIYGLHRNPTVWHDPEVFDPLRFSPENSSGRHSYAFLPFAAGPRSCIGQRFAMNEIKVALVMTLLRFELSPDPAKPPIKIPQAVLRSKNGIHLNLKKLQ comes from the exons ACCCTAAGTCTCTTGTGACATACAGTTTCCTGGTTCCCTGGATTG GGCAAGGATTGTTGATCTTAAATGGGCCAAAGTGGTTCCAGCATCGGAGGCTGCTGACGCCGGGGTTTCACTTTGATATTTTGAAACTTTACGTGACCATGATGGCAGATTCTGTCCATGTGATGCTG GATAAATGGGAACAGCTGATCACACAGGATAAGTCAGTGGAGCTCTTTGAACATGTCAGCTTGATGACTCTCGACATCATCATGAAATCTGCCTTCAGTTACCAGAGCAACTGCCAGACTGACAG TGACAACTTATATATCCAAACGGTCATGGACCTCAGCTTGATGGTGTATCAGAGAATCCAGACCCCCCTGCATCACAACCATCTCATTTACTGGCTCAGTTCTCAAGGGGGTCGATTCCGCAAGGCCTGCAAATTAGCACATCACCATACAG ATAGAGTGATCAGAGAAAGAAAGGAGTCCCTTAAAGATGAGCGAGAGCTTGAAAAGCTCCAGAGGAGGCACCACCTGGACTTTCTGGACATCCTTCTGAGTGCTAAA GATGAAAATGGAGCTGGATTATCCGATGAAGATCTACGTGCCGAGGTGGAAACGTTTATGTTTGAAGGTCACGATTCCTCGGCTAGTGGGATCTCCTGGCTCTTGTACTGCATGGCCCTGCACCCAGAGCACCAGCAGAGATGCAGGGAAGAGATCAAAGAGATTCTGGGAGACAGAGATACTGTTCAATG GGATGACTTTGGGAAGATGACCTACACCACCATGTGCATCAAAGAGACACTTCGTCTTTACCCTCCGGTACCTGTCGTAGCACGAGAACTCAGTGCACCTGTAACATTTGTTGATGGACGTACCTTACCAAAAG GCTCCCTAGTTTCTCTGAATATTTATGGTCTTCACAGAAACCCCACAGTCTGGCACGATCCAGAG GTCTTCGACCCTTTGAGATTCTCACCAGAGAACTCATCTGGACGCCATTCCTATGCTTTTCTGCCGTTTGCAGCTGGACCCAG GAGCTGCATCGGGCAGAGGTTTGCCATGAACGAAATAAAGGTGGCTCTTGTGATGACTCTGCTACGCTTTGAACTCTCCCCTGATCCAGCCAAGCCCCCCATCAAAATACCTCAGGCTGTCCTGCGCTCCAAGAATGGGATTCACCTGAACCTGAAGAAACTTCAGTGA